The following coding sequences are from one Armatimonadota bacterium window:
- a CDS encoding cupin domain-containing protein codes for MSKLRYDWDDVSEDQPMPGICRRLIRGEKAMLSRVVLVAGTIVPAHSHENEQFAVLLSGRMLFTLGEEEEEVELFPGQVLHLPSNLKHSAIAAEDSVVLDVFSPPSDKTGIDR; via the coding sequence ATGAGCAAACTGCGGTACGACTGGGACGACGTTTCAGAAGATCAGCCGATGCCTGGCATCTGCCGGCGCCTCATTCGCGGAGAGAAGGCGATGCTTTCGCGGGTTGTGTTGGTTGCCGGTACGATCGTGCCAGCGCACTCGCACGAGAACGAGCAGTTCGCCGTGCTGCTCTCTGGCCGAATGCTGTTCACGCTTGGCGAAGAGGAAGAGGAGGTCGAGCTGTTCCCCGGTCAGGTGCTGCATCTGCCTTCGAACCTGAAGCACAGCGCGATCGCCGCCGAGGACTCGGTCGTCCTTGACGTGTTCTCACCCCCGAGCGACAAAACCGGCATCGATCGGTAG
- a CDS encoding TlpA family protein disulfide reductase, which produces MIFELLIAVAVGQPTTDDVQLQMLTKGATAIIGSYMPQRLYLSPDPPPGLLRSSAIGIVEFGVLNFGPKGKEKDYFIGLAEDGTMYVDSNGDGDLWDDPEPIWTAVEPGGSTSHRGSFNIDLELAGNIEHLTMNAYRFDATAPSRAAYADIILYYCDYAMVGEIELGGKSYNMMLADRMAKGDFTGEGSQFLIDINGDGKYDSRFELYDPNKPFNIGGTTYDLDLTYANDCVLGTEVSSATVAELVAPPNLNVGQIAISFEATATDGKEIKFPETYKGKLVMLDFWATWCGPCIAELPNVKKAYAELHDQGFEILSISLDQADKAQVLADFTKKNDMPWRQIYDGMYWNARIAKLYGIRSIPAVLLIDGDTGEILADVSTLRGPGITKTIADALAKKRGK; this is translated from the coding sequence ATGATATTTGAACTACTGATAGCGGTCGCGGTCGGCCAGCCAACGACCGACGATGTGCAATTGCAGATGCTGACGAAGGGCGCAACCGCGATAATCGGCAGTTATATGCCTCAACGCCTATATCTCTCCCCAGATCCGCCTCCCGGATTGTTGCGCTCCTCCGCCATAGGCATCGTGGAGTTCGGAGTATTGAACTTCGGGCCGAAAGGCAAGGAAAAAGATTACTTCATCGGGCTTGCAGAGGACGGCACGATGTATGTGGATTCAAACGGCGATGGCGACCTTTGGGACGATCCGGAGCCGATCTGGACTGCTGTCGAACCTGGCGGGTCCACGTCGCACCGGGGGTCGTTCAATATCGACCTAGAGCTCGCTGGCAACATTGAGCACCTAACGATGAACGCCTACCGGTTCGACGCAACGGCTCCCAGTCGTGCTGCGTACGCGGATATCATCCTGTACTACTGCGACTACGCGATGGTCGGAGAGATCGAGCTCGGTGGCAAGAGCTACAACATGATGCTCGCTGATCGGATGGCCAAAGGCGACTTCACTGGCGAAGGCTCGCAGTTCTTGATCGACATAAACGGTGACGGCAAGTACGACAGCAGGTTTGAGCTTTACGATCCGAACAAGCCGTTCAACATCGGCGGCACGACCTACGATCTGGATCTCACCTATGCGAACGACTGTGTACTCGGCACTGAGGTCTCATCCGCCACAGTTGCTGAGCTCGTGGCACCGCCAAACCTGAACGTTGGTCAGATTGCCATTTCATTCGAAGCGACCGCGACCGACGGGAAAGAGATCAAGTTCCCGGAGACGTATAAAGGCAAGCTCGTCATGCTCGACTTCTGGGCGACGTGGTGCGGACCGTGCATCGCCGAGCTTCCGAACGTGAAGAAGGCGTACGCGGAGCTGCACGATCAGGGCTTTGAAATCCTGAGCATCAGCTTGGATCAAGCCGACAAAGCACAAGTATTGGCAGACTTCACCAAGAAGAACGACATGCCTTGGCGACAGATCTACGACGGCATGTACTGGAACGCGAGGATCGCGAAGCTGTACGGGATCCGGTCTATCCCTGCGGTCTTGCTGATCGACGGGGACACCGGCGAGATTCTGGCGGATGTTAGCACTCTGCGAGGACCAGGCATCACGAAGACGATCGCTGATGCGCTGGCAAAGAAGCGAGGCAAGTAA
- a CDS encoding glycosyl hydrolase, giving the protein MRKRSANLLRFVLVLTLAASAVPALAQTVNAELFAGMEWREIGPFRGGRSVAVHGIPGHPDEYYMGSCGGGLWKTTNAGVDWENVSDGFFKTGSVGAIGVSPSSPDVVYVGMGETQLRGNVSHGDGVYKTTDGGETWTYVGLKETRAIARVRVHPTDPDTVWVAALGHIYGPNPERGIFKTTDGGKTWRLVLFVSERAGAVDLSVDRNNPDVMFAGTWEVWRTGYSLNSGGPGSKLFKSTDGGESWTDISNNPGLPKEMFGKIGVSISGADSSRIYAIIEALDGGVFRSDDAGATWEKVNENRRYRQRAFYYTRIYADPADKDKVYVLNTGFYRSTDGGESFSGIGVPHGDNHDLWISADDTDIMINANDGGGNVSKNGGGNWTSQDFATAQMYHVTTDNAFPYRIYGAQQDNSTVRIASRAPGGISRDDWESTAGGESGYIAVKPDDPDIVFGGSYGGLLTMRNHRTGVRRNVNAWPDNPMGHGAIDLVQRIQWTFPILFSPHDSNVLYTCSQFVLRSTDMGGSWRKISPDLTKNDPITLQASGGPITKDNTGVEIYATVFTFAESPIRPGLFWAGSDDGLVHVSQNAGSTWMRVTPGGMPEWGLCSMIEPSHYDPATAYLALDNHESDDYAPYIYITNDYGRTWQNSVAGIGDEAFVRVVREDPVRPGLLYAGTETGVYVSFDFGNVWQPLQMNLPIVPIHDLTVKNGDLIAATHGRSFWVLDDLTPLRQSRRLRSADKPVLFTPQDSYAVRLGGGFRGGGGGRGRRGGGSGEREPTGANPLTGVVVNYYLPNDVEELKFEYLDGSGDVVATSSSATKTAGLHRTSQWLQYSSFTNPRGMLMWAAGPRPITAPPGVYRVRMIADGFEAESEFIWKGDPRSGATDADLVEQFEFARLIAKRTNEANDIVVKVRSIREQVESIVEEHSDLQGDADSMMAKFGEVERAIYQTKAQAGQDLLNYPIRLNNRIAALLGVVLSGPFAPTKQSYEVFDMLSSLLDTELEKMQTLVENDLKAFNTKVTAKGAEPVVPKGMND; this is encoded by the coding sequence ATGCGAAAACGTTCTGCTAACTTACTGAGATTCGTCCTGGTGCTGACGCTCGCCGCCTCAGCGGTACCGGCCCTGGCACAGACGGTCAACGCCGAGTTGTTCGCCGGAATGGAGTGGCGAGAGATCGGCCCGTTCCGAGGCGGACGCTCCGTGGCGGTCCACGGCATCCCCGGACATCCGGACGAGTACTACATGGGCTCGTGCGGCGGTGGGCTGTGGAAGACGACGAACGCGGGCGTGGACTGGGAGAACGTGTCCGACGGGTTCTTCAAGACCGGCTCCGTCGGCGCGATCGGCGTCAGCCCGTCGAGTCCCGACGTGGTCTACGTCGGCATGGGCGAGACGCAGCTGCGCGGCAACGTCAGCCACGGCGACGGCGTTTACAAAACGACGGACGGTGGCGAGACGTGGACGTACGTCGGGCTGAAAGAAACGCGGGCGATCGCGCGGGTGCGCGTTCACCCGACCGATCCGGACACCGTCTGGGTCGCGGCGCTCGGCCACATCTACGGACCGAATCCCGAGCGCGGAATCTTCAAGACGACCGATGGCGGAAAGACTTGGAGACTGGTTCTTTTTGTCAGCGAGCGAGCGGGCGCGGTCGACCTGAGCGTCGATAGGAACAACCCGGACGTGATGTTCGCAGGCACTTGGGAAGTCTGGCGAACGGGCTACAGCCTCAACTCTGGCGGCCCCGGCTCGAAGCTGTTCAAGTCGACCGACGGTGGAGAGTCTTGGACGGACATCAGCAACAACCCCGGTCTGCCGAAGGAGATGTTCGGCAAGATCGGCGTCTCGATTTCGGGTGCAGATTCCAGCCGAATTTACGCGATCATCGAAGCACTCGACGGCGGGGTTTTCCGCAGCGACGACGCAGGCGCGACATGGGAGAAGGTCAACGAGAATCGCAGATACCGGCAGCGCGCTTTTTACTACACTCGGATCTACGCAGACCCGGCTGACAAAGACAAGGTCTACGTGCTCAACACCGGTTTCTACCGTTCGACCGATGGCGGCGAAAGCTTCAGTGGAATCGGCGTTCCCCACGGCGACAACCACGACCTCTGGATCAGCGCTGACGACACGGACATCATGATCAACGCCAACGACGGCGGTGGGAATGTCAGCAAGAACGGCGGCGGCAACTGGACGTCCCAGGACTTTGCGACGGCACAGATGTACCACGTCACGACGGACAACGCGTTTCCGTACCGCATCTACGGCGCCCAGCAGGACAACAGCACCGTGCGGATTGCAAGCCGAGCGCCGGGTGGGATCTCCCGCGACGACTGGGAGTCCACGGCTGGCGGAGAGAGCGGCTACATCGCCGTGAAGCCCGACGACCCGGACATCGTCTTCGGCGGAAGCTACGGTGGATTGCTGACGATGCGCAATCACCGCACCGGCGTGAGGCGCAACGTCAACGCGTGGCCCGACAACCCGATGGGGCACGGCGCGATCGACCTCGTGCAGCGGATTCAATGGACGTTCCCGATCCTGTTCTCTCCGCACGACTCGAACGTGCTGTACACATGCTCCCAGTTCGTTCTGCGAAGCACAGACATGGGCGGGTCGTGGCGAAAGATATCGCCCGACCTGACCAAGAACGACCCGATCACGCTTCAAGCAAGCGGTGGACCGATCACGAAGGACAACACGGGAGTTGAGATCTACGCGACCGTGTTCACGTTTGCCGAGTCGCCAATACGACCCGGGCTGTTCTGGGCAGGCTCCGACGACGGGCTCGTACACGTGAGCCAGAACGCCGGCAGCACATGGATGCGCGTCACCCCCGGTGGAATGCCGGAGTGGGGTCTTTGCAGCATGATCGAGCCGTCGCACTATGATCCGGCTACGGCTTATCTAGCCCTGGACAACCACGAGAGCGACGACTACGCACCGTACATCTACATCACAAACGACTACGGCAGGACGTGGCAGAACTCGGTCGCAGGCATCGGTGACGAAGCGTTCGTGCGCGTCGTGCGCGAAGACCCGGTTCGACCAGGGTTGCTCTACGCCGGCACAGAGACCGGCGTGTACGTCAGCTTCGATTTCGGCAACGTATGGCAGCCGCTGCAGATGAACCTGCCGATAGTGCCGATACACGACCTCACCGTGAAGAACGGCGACCTCATTGCAGCGACGCACGGTCGATCGTTCTGGGTTCTGGACGATCTGACGCCGCTACGTCAGTCGCGTCGTCTCCGGTCAGCCGACAAGCCCGTCCTGTTCACTCCACAAGACAGTTACGCCGTGCGGCTAGGTGGAGGATTCCGAGGCGGCGGAGGCGGACGAGGCCGCCGGGGTGGGGGTTCAGGAGAGCGCGAACCGACCGGCGCAAATCCGTTGACGGGAGTTGTGGTCAACTACTACTTGCCGAACGACGTCGAAGAACTGAAGTTCGAGTATCTGGACGGCTCTGGCGATGTGGTAGCGACCAGTTCGTCCGCGACCAAGACAGCTGGCCTGCACCGCACTTCGCAGTGGCTTCAGTACAGCTCCTTCACGAACCCCCGTGGCATGTTGATGTGGGCTGCTGGTCCGAGACCGATAACTGCCCCACCGGGCGTGTACCGAGTCCGGATGATCGCAGACGGCTTCGAGGCAGAGTCGGAGTTCATTTGGAAAGGCGACCCAAGATCTGGAGCAACGGACGCCGACCTCGTCGAGCAGTTCGAGTTCGCCCGGCTGATCGCCAAGCGCACGAACGAAGCGAACGACATCGTCGTAAAGGTCCGCAGCATTCGCGAGCAGGTCGAGTCGATCGTGGAGGAGCACTCAGACTTGCAGGGTGATGCCGACAGCATGATGGCCAAATTCGGAGAAGTCGAGCGCGCGATCTATCAGACCAAGGCTCAGGCCGGGCAGGATCTGCTGAACTACCCGATCAGGCTGAACAACCGGATCGCAGCGCTCTTGGGCGTCGTACTCAGCGGTCCTTTCGCACCTACGAAGCAGAGCTATGAGGTGTTCGACATGCTCTCGTCGCTGCTCGATACGGAGCTGGAAAAAATGCAAACGCTCGTCGAGAACGACCTGAAGGCGTTCAACACGAAGGTGACGGCGAAAGGCGCAGAGCCGGTGGTGCCTAAGGGCATGAACGACTAG
- a CDS encoding PD40 domain-containing protein has translation MLTAILTLVACTGVVQEPDGSWEKRLTKNVAYDGSPVFSPDGTKIAFVSERDYDGQGYEFKAREIYIMNADGTGQTRLTNNEAYDELPTFSPDGSKIAFMSDRDGNDNIYIMNADGSGQTRLTDSEAYDQWPAFSPDGSKIAFQSGRDGWSDVYIMNTDGSGQTRLTDEEHYDYHPVFSPDGSKIAFMSFRYTNTLLYVMNADGTDEQPLIQNPTGGNVGTFNSNWSKITYGSSADTWSDDEIYVMNADGSGVTRMRNHPAHDRAPAFSPDGSLIVFQTDRDGNDEIYVMNTVQEVQPVVDWVKVIVSTEKQLYEVGEEITFDVRIVNTSSGSFTILYLLARGWNFSLDIYDADGNSVDYENRYRVPRIIPPDSPSDFVKLESGGYFGHPGVASTPLDNPGEYRVQVTVFLGRYNKLAKELGIDSNVRVKVVADPIYITVSSPLEEKD, from the coding sequence ATGTTGACCGCAATCCTGACCCTTGTAGCATGCACCGGCGTAGTGCAAGAACCAGACGGTTCTTGGGAAAAGAGGCTGACCAAGAACGTAGCGTACGACGGATCGCCGGTGTTCAGTCCGGACGGGACTAAGATCGCATTTGTGTCCGAACGGGATTACGATGGCCAGGGATACGAATTCAAAGCCCGGGAGATTTACATCATGAACGCAGATGGCACCGGTCAAACCCGGCTGACGAACAACGAAGCCTACGACGAGTTACCTACGTTTAGCCCCGACGGATCGAAGATCGCGTTCATGTCCGATCGCGACGGCAACGATAATATCTACATCATGAACGCGGATGGATCTGGGCAAACCCGGCTGACCGACAGCGAAGCTTATGACCAATGGCCCGCTTTCAGTCCAGACGGATCCAAAATCGCTTTCCAGTCCGGCCGCGACGGCTGGTCGGACGTATACATCATGAACACAGACGGTTCTGGACAAACGCGTCTGACGGACGAAGAACACTACGATTATCACCCTGTGTTCAGCCCTGACGGATCGAAGATCGCGTTTATGTCCTTCCGTTACACCAACACCCTTCTATACGTCATGAATGCGGACGGCACGGATGAGCAACCCCTGATCCAGAATCCAACGGGCGGCAACGTGGGTACGTTCAACTCGAACTGGTCAAAGATCACTTATGGATCTTCCGCTGATACATGGAGCGACGACGAGATATACGTCATGAACGCCGACGGTTCAGGCGTGACAAGAATGAGGAATCACCCAGCGCATGACAGGGCTCCCGCATTCAGCCCCGATGGTTCCTTGATCGTGTTTCAAACTGACCGCGACGGCAATGACGAGATATACGTCATGAACACGGTCCAAGAAGTGCAGCCAGTCGTTGACTGGGTGAAAGTAATCGTATCGACGGAGAAGCAACTGTACGAAGTAGGTGAGGAAATCACGTTCGACGTCAGAATCGTGAACACGTCCAGCGGCAGTTTTACCATTCTATATCTTCTTGCCAGAGGATGGAACTTCAGTCTCGACATCTATGATGCAGACGGCAATTCTGTGGACTATGAGAACCGCTACCGGGTGCCGCGAATAATTCCACCTGATTCGCCAAGCGACTTTGTTAAGCTTGAATCGGGCGGATACTTCGGTCACCCTGGTGTTGCCAGTACGCCCCTCGATAATCCCGGAGAGTATCGGGTTCAGGTGACAGTGTTTCTCGGTAGGTATAACAAACTCGCCAAGGAGCTTGGCATCGACAGCAACGTCCGCGTGAAAGTGGTCGCTGATCCGATTTACATAACGGTCTCCTCTCCCTTGGAGGAAAAGGATTAA
- a CDS encoding LysE family translocator: protein MTAAIDPDILAFSVLAVMLAITPGADTMIVFKNAAAGGTRRGLLTMVGVKLGTAVHALLAGVGVATILLQFSTAYTTLKLVGAAYLVWLGFQSIYRGWRPNSSREKDSKPAGGKALAEGFLSNVLNPKVVLFYVAVLPQFVGPSDDILARSALLASIHIAASIIWLTLVSAFVGTAQRWLENPRVKRTIDTVSGLAIAAFGVKLALSGRQ, encoded by the coding sequence GTGACCGCAGCAATCGACCCGGACATTCTGGCGTTCTCGGTGCTTGCGGTGATGCTCGCGATTACGCCGGGCGCTGACACGATGATCGTCTTCAAGAACGCCGCCGCCGGCGGAACGCGGCGCGGCCTTCTGACGATGGTTGGCGTCAAACTTGGCACGGCTGTGCACGCCCTGCTCGCGGGAGTTGGTGTTGCGACGATTCTGCTTCAGTTCTCAACCGCTTACACAACGCTGAAGCTGGTCGGCGCAGCGTATCTCGTTTGGCTCGGATTCCAGTCGATCTATCGAGGTTGGAGACCCAATAGTAGCCGCGAGAAGGACAGCAAGCCCGCTGGTGGCAAGGCGCTCGCGGAAGGGTTTTTGTCGAACGTTCTCAATCCGAAAGTCGTGTTGTTCTACGTCGCCGTTCTGCCGCAGTTTGTCGGCCCGAGCGACGACATTTTGGCTCGTTCGGCGCTGTTGGCGTCCATCCACATCGCGGCGTCGATCATTTGGCTGACGCTCGTGTCGGCGTTTGTCGGCACAGCCCAGCGGTGGCTTGAGAACCCGAGGGTCAAGAGGACCATCGATACCGTTTCCGGGCTGGCCATCGCCGCGTTCGGCGTCAAGCTCGCCCTGTCCGGCAGGCAGTAG
- a CDS encoding PadR family transcriptional regulator, translating into MRKLSHLAYIALGVIARSGPCTAYAVMKEFRQSRSSYFSGSAGAIYPLVRRLEAAKLIKAERSRMGSRTKKRYSLTEKGFISLRQWLSAPIPAEEVSFNVDLLRSRVFFFDQLKPTERRKFIVDAREKLRAQIVLHSNAAKRLRKAKNKHGVIAIRSVILIDQARLKWLDELERQTK; encoded by the coding sequence GTGCGCAAGCTGAGCCACCTCGCTTATATCGCCCTCGGAGTGATCGCTCGCTCCGGCCCCTGCACAGCCTACGCCGTGATGAAGGAGTTCCGGCAGTCGCGCTCTTCCTACTTCAGCGGTAGCGCCGGGGCGATCTATCCCCTGGTTCGGCGGCTAGAGGCGGCAAAGCTGATCAAGGCCGAGCGTAGCCGGATGGGAAGTCGCACGAAAAAGCGGTACTCGTTGACCGAGAAGGGCTTCATCAGCCTCCGGCAGTGGCTATCTGCGCCGATACCAGCCGAAGAGGTCTCATTCAACGTCGACCTGCTTCGATCACGCGTGTTCTTCTTCGATCAGCTCAAGCCGACAGAGAGGAGAAAGTTCATTGTAGATGCGCGCGAGAAGCTGCGGGCGCAGATCGTGCTCCACAGCAACGCCGCCAAGAGATTGCGCAAGGCGAAGAACAAGCACGGCGTCATCGCGATTCGGAGCGTGATACTGATCGACCAGGCGCGGTTGAAGTGGCTTGACGAGCTGGAGCGGCAGACCAAGTGA
- a CDS encoding DinB family protein: MANHWPWSRIMDSLTYRHFLQAAFQEQRTYAETLLRRPSEEQLRWRPNDESWCMAQIVEHMRILNDNYLKAAAEVIRGRRPREPEDQEYSPNRVGQRFIEAVGPDGNFSMPVPKKFEPHMKSLPRNVTTLFLDQLAGVDVIITESIGADLMKTKVRSPVSRLLRFQLGDVFKIILVHNDRHLRQIDRLQRISGYPLNVVATAPRASVT, encoded by the coding sequence ATGGCCAACCATTGGCCTTGGAGCAGGATCATGGACTCTTTGACTTATCGCCACTTCTTGCAGGCGGCTTTTCAGGAGCAGCGAACGTACGCCGAGACTCTCTTGCGTCGGCCGTCCGAAGAGCAACTCCGATGGAGGCCAAACGACGAATCTTGGTGCATGGCTCAAATCGTCGAACACATGCGAATCCTCAACGACAATTACCTGAAGGCAGCGGCTGAAGTCATCCGTGGTCGTAGGCCTCGCGAGCCGGAGGATCAGGAGTACAGCCCGAACCGCGTTGGACAGAGGTTCATTGAAGCTGTGGGCCCCGACGGAAACTTCAGCATGCCCGTCCCCAAGAAGTTTGAGCCGCACATGAAGTCGCTGCCAAGAAACGTCACCACTCTGTTCTTGGACCAGCTAGCGGGAGTCGATGTGATCATCACTGAATCTATCGGCGCGGATCTGATGAAGACGAAGGTGAGGTCACCTGTCTCGCGGCTCTTGAGGTTCCAGCTCGGCGACGTTTTCAAGATTATTCTGGTGCACAACGATCGTCATCTGCGACAGATCGATCGCCTGCAGCGGATCAGCGGATATCCGTTGAACGTCGTGGCGACGGCTCCGCGCGCGTCGGTCACGTGA
- a CDS encoding carbon-nitrogen hydrolase family protein, translating to MKVAIAQISPVFLNREATTAKVVDSIRDAAAQGAKLVCFGESFIPAYPLWLSRTDGARFESADQKELHALYLREAVVIVEHFAPIQQAAKENGISVIVGVAERAGHTIYCSRVFVSSDGEVLSVHRKLVPTHEERLAWDHGDGKGLVTHPVREFTVGALSCWENWMPLARTALYAQGEDLHVMLWPGCLRLTHDITKFIAKESRSFVISASGIIRPSDIPDGVPYRDEMIGDEEVFYDGGSAIAGPDGEWVVEPVVGHEELIFADLDYDDVLRERQSFDPTGHYSRPQVLKLTVDRKRYASLEDS from the coding sequence GTGAAGGTAGCCATCGCCCAGATATCGCCGGTCTTCCTCAATCGAGAAGCGACGACTGCCAAAGTCGTTGATTCGATCCGAGACGCGGCGGCGCAGGGCGCGAAGCTCGTGTGCTTCGGCGAGTCGTTCATCCCGGCATACCCGCTCTGGCTCAGCCGCACCGATGGCGCGCGATTCGAATCGGCCGACCAGAAGGAGCTGCACGCGCTGTATCTGCGCGAGGCCGTTGTGATCGTCGAGCACTTCGCTCCGATCCAGCAAGCTGCCAAAGAGAACGGCATCAGCGTCATCGTCGGAGTCGCCGAGCGAGCGGGTCACACGATCTACTGTTCACGGGTGTTCGTCTCTTCTGATGGCGAAGTGTTGAGCGTTCACCGCAAGCTCGTGCCGACGCACGAAGAGCGGCTGGCGTGGGACCACGGCGACGGCAAGGGCCTGGTGACACACCCGGTTAGGGAGTTCACCGTCGGGGCGCTCAGCTGCTGGGAGAACTGGATGCCGCTAGCGCGCACCGCGCTCTACGCACAGGGTGAGGACTTGCACGTCATGCTCTGGCCCGGGTGCCTCCGACTCACCCACGACATCACGAAGTTCATCGCCAAAGAGTCGCGGTCGTTTGTTATCTCGGCGAGCGGGATCATCCGACCATCCGACATCCCGGACGGCGTGCCTTATCGCGACGAGATGATCGGCGACGAAGAGGTGTTCTACGACGGCGGCTCTGCGATCGCGGGACCGGACGGAGAGTGGGTCGTCGAGCCGGTCGTCGGTCATGAAGAACTGATCTTCGCAGATTTAGACTACGACGACGTGCTGAGAGAGCGCCAGAGCTTCGATCCGACCGGGCACTACTCTAGGCCACAGGTTCTGAAACTCACGGTGGACAGGAAGCGGTACGCTAGCTTGGAGGATTCTTGA